CCAACCAGGTCATCGCCTCGTCCTTCTCCGGCGCGCTCGCCCATCTCAAGCGCGGCACGCTCGACTTCAAGCTCGGCACGGTGCTGCTTGTCGGTGGCATCGCCGGCTCGGCGGCCGGCGGCTTCGTCTTTGCGCTGCTGCGCGCTATCGGCCAGCTCGACCTGTTCATCTCTTTGCTCTACGTCGTTTTCCTCGGCACCGTCGGCGGGCTGATGCTGATCGAAAGCGTCAATGCGCTGCGCCTGACCAAGGGCGGCGTGCCGCCGGCCTTGAAGAAGTCGGGCCAGCACAACTGGATCCACCGCCTGCCCTTCAAGATGCGCTTCCGCACCTCGAAGCTGTTCGTCTCGGTCATCCCGGTGCTCGGCATCGGCGCCGGCATCGGCTTCCTCTCCGCCATCATGGGCGTCGGCGGCGGCTTCATCATGGTGCCGGCGCTGATCTACCTGCTCAAGGTGCCGACCAACGTCGTCGTCGGCACCTCGTTGTTCCAGATCGTCGTCGTTTCGGCCTTCACCACCTTGGTGCACGCCTCGACCAACCAGACCGTCGACATCATCCTGGCGCTGGTGCTGATGGTCGGCGGCGTTGCCGGCGCCCAATACGGCGCCAAGGCCGGCCAGAAGCTGCGCGGCGAACAGCTGCGCGCGCTGCTCGCACTGCTGGTGCTTGCCGTTGCCTTGCGCCTCGGCTTCGACCTGTTCGTCAAGCCGCAGAACCTCTATTCGCTGACCGGCGTGAGCGGGCTTCTGTGATGCGGGTCGCGGCATGTCTCGCAGCCCTGATGCTGGCGGCAGCCCTTCCGGCCCGCGCCCAGGAGCCGGCGCATCCCGAAAGCATCCAGATCGGGCTCTCGACCGACCGCGTCGCCATCACCGCCGACTTCGCCGGTGCCGACCTCACCATCTTCGGGGCGCTCGAAAACGCCGACCCGCTGATCAACCGCCAGGGCCGCTACGACGTCTATGTCGTGCTCGAGGGTCCGGCACGGCCGGTGGTGGTGCGGCGCAAGAGCCGCGTGCTCGGCATGTGGATCAACACCCAGTCCGAAACCTTCGTCAACGTGCCGATGTCCTATTCGGTGGCGACCACCCGCCAGCCGCAGGACATCACCGATCCCAACAACTACCGCCAGCTCTCGCTCGGCGCCAACAACATCTACATGGAGCCCGAGGACAAGCGCGACAGCCCGCTGACCATCCAGGAGTTCACCGACGCGCTGCGCGAGCGCAAGCTGGCGACCGGGCTCTACTCCGACAATATCGGCGGCGTGCAGTTCCTGTCGCAGAGCCTGTTCCGCGCCACGCTGCACCTTGCCCCCAACGTTCCGGTCGGCACCCACAAGGCGCGTGCCTTCCTGTTTCGCAACGGCATCTTCATCAAGGAAACCTCGGCCCAGCTGGCCATCGTGAAGTCGGGCTTCGAGCAGACCATCTTTCGCTTCGCCACCGACCACGGCTTCGGCTACGGCCTCTTCGCCATCGGTCTCGCCATGCTCACCGGTTGGCTCGGCAGGATCATCTTCAGGAAGGATTGAAGCGGGGCGTCGCAGGGATTGAGTGGCGTTGGACTGCAGCGAGCGGCCACCCGTCCTTCGTCATCCCAGAGGCTTGCCCCCGGAGATCCATGCCGTGAAACGGTGGCGAGGGCCTGCGGCGGTCAAAGACTGGTCGATAGCATGGCGACGGCGGGGTGGGACATCAGGTCCGGCCCGCACCAGGCTTTCAGCCGGCACCGACGATGGCGGGATCGGCCCTAACCGTTGGCGCGGATGAAGGCTTCGATTTCGGCCCGCGTCGGCATAGAAGGGGCTGTGCCCGGCTTCTGCACCGAAAGTGCGGCCACCGCCGCGCCGAAGCGGACGGCATCGACCGGGCTGCGGCCTTCGGCAATCGCAACGGCGAAGCCGCCGTTGAACGCGTCTCCCGCCCCCGTCGTGTCGACGACCTTGGTTACCTTGAAAGCCGGGACGAAATGCGTGCCGGCCTCGCCGTGCAGCAGCGCGCCCTTGGCGCCCAGTGTGATGAGCGCATTGCGGGCGCCACGCCTGACCAGGCTGGCTGCCGCCTGCAGCGCGCCCTCGTCCGTTGCCGTATCGATCCCGGTCAAAGTCGCGGCTTCGGTTTCGTTGGGGGTGACGTAATCGCAATTGACGTAGATGGCGTCGTCGACCGGCAGCGCGGGCGCCGGATTGAGGATGGTGGTGACGCCGTGGCTGCGTGCCAGGCGAAGGCCTTCGATGGCCGTCTCGATGGGCTGCTCGAACTGGGTGACGAAGACCCTGGCGCCGCTGATCAGCCCTTCCGCGGCGCGGACATCGGCGGGGCTCAGATTGGCCGCAGCGCCGCTCTCGATGATGATCGCGTTGTCGCCTGTCTTCGAGGAGACGAAGATGAACGCCGCCCCCGTCGGGGCGACCTCGTCGATCAGCACGCGCGAGGTGTTCACCCCATCCCGTGACCAGGCCTGCATGGCCATGTCACCGAAAGAATCCTGCCCGACACGGGTGATCATGGCGGAACGCGCGCCGGCGCGTGCGGCTGCGATCACCTGGTTGGAGCCCTTGCCGCCGGGACCCATGGCAAAACCCTGGCCAAGCAGTGTCTCGCCGACAACCGGCAGCCGCTCGGCCTTGAAGGCCAGGTCGGCGACAAAGGTTCCAAGCACGACGATATCGGCACGATCCATCACATTGTCTCCCATTCCGAACATGAAAATCAGCGCGGGAACCTGGCCGCAGCCAGCCGCAGGCATTGCTCGAAGGCCTGATGGTCGGTGTACAGCGCCTCGGCCGCAACCTCGCGCGTGACGATCGTGCCGCCACGCGCCTCGATGCCGCCGTCGAGCATGAGATTGTCGATCATCTCGAAATCTTCGACGGCCAGTCCATCCGGCCCCCGCGGCCTGCCCTGCGCGTCGGCCTCGATGCGCCCGTCATAGAGCACAGCTACCCGAGCATAGTGATCGCCAACCGTGTTGGAAAACGCATAGGCGGGGCAGCCGCGGGCACACATGAAGCCGAGTTCGAATGCCGTACCGATATCCGCCGCGATGCCACGGAATGGCGTCAGATTGGCGATGATCATGTCCGCGCTCATCATCAGGCGTTCGTTGATCGAGCTGATGGCAAGCCCTTTCGCCCTTTTGGTATCGGTCGCCGGCACCTCGAGATCGCCGGGAGAGACCGGAACGAAGCCGTAGCGCCTGGTCAATTCGATCTTGCGATCAAGCACCTCGCGCGCATTAGGCAGAAAGACTTCGGGGCCGGCAAGATAGATTTTCATGAATACGTGCTCTCGGACTGGACGTTGTTTGCGGAAGGCCCGGGGCCGCAGGGGAGTAAGGGAGTAAGGGAAGAAGATAACCCTATTCCCCTATTCCCCTATTCCCCTATTCCCCTAGTCGCCGTATGGGACCCAGACGTTCTTGATCTCGATGGCGCGGCGGAGGAAGGCTTCGCCCTGGGCGGTCGGCCAGTCGAGGCTGCGGCCGTGGCCGGTCCAGACGCGCTTGAGATTGCCCGTCGATTCAGCTTCCGCTTTGGCGCAGATCTCGGCTTCGGCAACGACCCAGAGGCCGTCGACGTCGTCGTGCTTGGCAAGCACGGCTGTGAGTTCGGCGGTATGCCCGGTGACGATGTTGATCGCGCCTGCAGGGACATCTGAGTACTCGAGCACCTGGTAGAGGTCGGTGGCAACGAGCGGGGCAGTGGTCGAGGGCACCACGACCGTGGTGTTGCCCATGGCAAGTGCCGGAGCGATCAGCGAGATCAGGCCGAGCAGCGGGGCTTCGTCAGGGGCGACGATGCCGATCACGCCGACCGGTTCGTGCAGGGCAAGGGTGACTGTGCGTGCCGGCGGCTGGTGCACCCTGCCCTCGAACTTGTCGGCCATGCCGGCGTAGTAGAACAGCCGCTCGATCGAGGCTTCGACTTCTGCCTTGGCAGCCTTGTGGGCAGCACCGGTCAGTTCGACGATGCGGGCAGCGAACTCTTCCGTGCGGCCCGACAGGTTCTCGGCGAGGTAATAGAGCACCTGCGCCCGGTTGTAGGCGGTCGCCTCCGGCCAGGCCTTGCAGGCACGCGCCGCCGAGACCGCGTCGCGGATGTCCTTGCGGCTGCCCAAGCCGACCTCGCCCGCGAGTTTGCCCTTGGAAGTCAGAACCGGCAGCGAATAGTTGCCGTCGGGGCGCACCTGCTTGCCTGCGATGAACAGCTTTGCGGTGCGGTCGATGCCATGGCTTTCGCCATTGTCCCGCGCTGCCTGCCTGGGCGCCGTCGACGGCTTGATGACAGGGCCATGCGGCTCGCTCGGCGCCAGATATTCCTCCAGCCCCTCGCGCCCGCCCTCGCGGCCAAAGCCACTCTCGCGGTAGCCGCCGAAGCCACAGGCGGCATCGAACATGTTGGTGCCGTTGATCCAGACCACTCCGGCCTTGAGCTGCGGGGCGACATGCAAGGCGAGATTGACGTTCTCGCTCCACACCGAGGCGGCAAGGCCAAAACGGGTGTTGTTGGCAAGTTCGACCGCCTCCTCGGTGTTGCGGAAGCTCATGGTGGCGAGCACCGGACCGAACACCTCCTCCTGGGCGAGGATGTTGGCAGGTGCGACACCGGTCGCCAGCGTCGGCAGGTGATAATAGCCTTGTGATGGCACATCCTGGTCGGGCTGCCAGCAGACAGCACCTTGTCTTGCACCTTCCTCGACAAGGCGCCTGACGCGGTCGAGCTGGGTCTTGTCGACCAGCGGGCCGATGTCGGTGTTCTTGTCCAGGGGGGAACCAACGCGCAGCCGGCTCATCCGTGTCTTGACCTTGGCGATGAAGGCCTCGGCAACGCTCTCCTGCACCAGAAGCCGCGAGCCGGCGCAGCAGACCTGGCCCTGGTTGAACCAGATGCCGTCGACAAGCCCTTCGACGGCGCTG
The nucleotide sequence above comes from Aminobacter aminovorans. Encoded proteins:
- the rbsK gene encoding ribokinase, translating into MDRADIVVLGTFVADLAFKAERLPVVGETLLGQGFAMGPGGKGSNQVIAAARAGARSAMITRVGQDSFGDMAMQAWSRDGVNTSRVLIDEVAPTGAAFIFVSSKTGDNAIIIESGAAANLSPADVRAAEGLISGARVFVTQFEQPIETAIEGLRLARSHGVTTILNPAPALPVDDAIYVNCDYVTPNETEAATLTGIDTATDEGALQAAASLVRRGARNALITLGAKGALLHGEAGTHFVPAFKVTKVVDTTGAGDAFNGGFAVAIAEGRSPVDAVRFGAAVAALSVQKPGTAPSMPTRAEIEAFIRANG
- a CDS encoding TIGR02186 family protein is translated as MRVAACLAALMLAAALPARAQEPAHPESIQIGLSTDRVAITADFAGADLTIFGALENADPLINRQGRYDVYVVLEGPARPVVVRRKSRVLGMWINTQSETFVNVPMSYSVATTRQPQDITDPNNYRQLSLGANNIYMEPEDKRDSPLTIQEFTDALRERKLATGLYSDNIGGVQFLSQSLFRATLHLAPNVPVGTHKARAFLFRNGIFIKETSAQLAIVKSGFEQTIFRFATDHGFGYGLFAIGLAMLTGWLGRIIFRKD
- a CDS encoding sulfite exporter TauE/SafE family protein, with the protein product MGIYLPIAEMSVNVFVLLAMGAAVGFLSGMFGVGGGFLITPLLIFYNIPPAIAVATGANQVIASSFSGALAHLKRGTLDFKLGTVLLVGGIAGSAAGGFVFALLRAIGQLDLFISLLYVVFLGTVGGLMLIESVNALRLTKGGVPPALKKSGQHNWIHRLPFKMRFRTSKLFVSVIPVLGIGAGIGFLSAIMGVGGGFIMVPALIYLLKVPTNVVVGTSLFQIVVVSAFTTLVHASTNQTVDIILALVLMVGGVAGAQYGAKAGQKLRGEQLRALLALLVLAVALRLGFDLFVKPQNLYSLTGVSGLL
- a CDS encoding aldehyde dehydrogenase family protein; translation: MNILERYHAMDYAPAPEARSEADAWLAARDFSKALFIAGDWRAGIDGKSFDTSDPSDGKLLAKVSDASAADIETAVAAARKALPKWSAASGYERAKVLYAIGRAMQRHQRLFAVLESLDNGKPIRESRDIDVPLAIRHFIHHAGWAQSLDREFPGRKAAGVVGQIIPWNFPLLMLAWKIAPALATGCTVVLKPAEFTPLTAILFAEICERAGVPKGVVNIVQGGPETGVAIVNHPGIDKIAFTGSSEVGKIIRKATAGSGKKLSLELGGKSAFIVFEDADLDSAVEGLVDGIWFNQGQVCCAGSRLLVQESVAEAFIAKVKTRMSRLRVGSPLDKNTDIGPLVDKTQLDRVRRLVEEGARQGAVCWQPDQDVPSQGYYHLPTLATGVAPANILAQEEVFGPVLATMSFRNTEEAVELANNTRFGLAASVWSENVNLALHVAPQLKAGVVWINGTNMFDAACGFGGYRESGFGREGGREGLEEYLAPSEPHGPVIKPSTAPRQAARDNGESHGIDRTAKLFIAGKQVRPDGNYSLPVLTSKGKLAGEVGLGSRKDIRDAVSAARACKAWPEATAYNRAQVLYYLAENLSGRTEEFAARIVELTGAAHKAAKAEVEASIERLFYYAGMADKFEGRVHQPPARTVTLALHEPVGVIGIVAPDEAPLLGLISLIAPALAMGNTTVVVPSTTAPLVATDLYQVLEYSDVPAGAINIVTGHTAELTAVLAKHDDVDGLWVVAEAEICAKAEAESTGNLKRVWTGHGRSLDWPTAQGEAFLRRAIEIKNVWVPYGD
- a CDS encoding nucleoside 2-deoxyribosyltransferase translates to MKIYLAGPEVFLPNAREVLDRKIELTRRYGFVPVSPGDLEVPATDTKRAKGLAISSINERLMMSADMIIANLTPFRGIAADIGTAFELGFMCARGCPAYAFSNTVGDHYARVAVLYDGRIEADAQGRPRGPDGLAVEDFEMIDNLMLDGGIEARGGTIVTREVAAEALYTDHQAFEQCLRLAAARFPR